One Isoptericola dokdonensis DS-3 genomic window, AGCTCTACTCCGCGGCGCTGCGCATGACGCGCAACCCCACCGACGCCGAGGACCTCGTCCAGGAGACCTTCGCCAAGGCGTTCGCCGCGTTCCACCAGTACCGGCCCGGCACCAACCTCAAGGCCTGGCTGTACCGGATCCTCACGAACACCTTCATCAACTCGTACCGCAAGAAGCAGCGGCAGCCGCAGCAGTCCCAGACCGACGACATCGAGGACTGGCAGATCGCGCGCGCCGCCACCCACACCTCGCAGGGCCTGCGCTCCGCCGAGGCGGAGGCGCTCGACCGCCTGCCCGACTCGGACGTCAAGCAGGCCCTCGCCGAGCTGCCCGAGGACCGGCGGATGGTCGTGTACTACGCCGACGTCGAAGGCTTCCCCTACAAGGAGATCGCGGAGATCATGGGAACACCCATCGGGACGGTGATGTCCCGGCTGCACCGTGGCCGCCGGCAGCTGCGCGAGCTGCTCGCCGACTACGCCGCGGACCGTGGTCTCACCGCAGCACGTCAAGGAGAGTCATGAGCGGCGAGATCACCCCCATCCCGCACGAGCCGGCCGAGGGCGAGAGCGAGTGCGAGCACGCCCTCGTGCACCTCTACGAGTTCCTCGACTCCGAGATGACCGAGGCCGACGAGCACAGGATGCGCGCCCACGTGGCGCACTGCTCCCCGTGCCTCGCCGAGCTCAGCATCGAGGAGCTCGTCAAGAAGCTCGTCAAGCGCTCCTGCGCCGAACGAGCACCCGAAGGGCTCCTCGTGCGCATCCACCAGCAGATCACCGTCATGGCGATCGCGGACTGACGCCACCGACGACGAAGGGCCGGACCCCGCAGGGTCCGGCCCTTCGTCACGTCTTCATGCCGCGCCTCAGGCAGTTCCTTCGAACGCCTGAGGCTGCCGGTTCCGCGTCGGGCGAGTGCCTCCTTCGTCGGCCCTCACCCTCTGCTTCACCTCTGCCTCAGGCAGTTCCTTCGAACGCCTGAGGCTGCCGGTTCCGCGTCGGGCGAGTGCCTCCTTCGTCGGCCCTCACCCTCTGCTTCACCTCTGCCTCAGGCGTTGGGACGCTTGCCGTGGTTGGCGGCCTTGCCCTTGCGGGCACGACGCTTGCTGCCGCGCTTGCTCATGGCGGACTCCTCACGAGAAGGTGGGACGGGTGTCGACCCATGGTCCCACACCGGGACCGCAGCCTGGGAATCGCGGCACCACGGAGGTTTTCGATGAGCACCGAGTCCTGGGCGGTCGCCGCCCCGCAGACGATCGACGTGGGGCCGGTGACGGCGGCGTCGGTCCGGCTCCAGGCCGGGCGGGTCGAGGTGGTCGCGGACGCCGACGGTCCGTCCGCCGTCCTCGAGATCCTGGAGGTGGGGGACAAGCCGCTCCAGGTGGTCCGGGAGGGCGGCCGGCTGCGCGTCGGCTACGAACGGTCCGTCGTCGAGGCTTTCGTCGCCCGCGTGCGCTCCCTCGGCGACTCCGAGCGCGCCGTCGTGCGGCTGCGGGTACCCGCCGGGGTCACGGTGGACGTCGGGACGACGCAGGCCGACATCGACGTCACCGGCACGCCCGGCACCGTCGTCAAGACCGTGAC contains:
- a CDS encoding sigma-70 family RNA polymerase sigma factor — encoded protein: MTGHRRPLTPDVTACPTRPTAAPTEVPLFALAPDALAPSAPARAAWPTGLGSTVMSDDSERTPAQDPEAEIGEDTERAPQQESSAERAARFETDALQYVDQLYSAALRMTRNPTDAEDLVQETFAKAFAAFHQYRPGTNLKAWLYRILTNTFINSYRKKQRQPQQSQTDDIEDWQIARAATHTSQGLRSAEAEALDRLPDSDVKQALAELPEDRRMVVYYADVEGFPYKEIAEIMGTPIGTVMSRLHRGRRQLRELLADYAADRGLTAARQGES
- the rsrA gene encoding mycothiol system anti-sigma-R factor, translated to MSGEITPIPHEPAEGESECEHALVHLYEFLDSEMTEADEHRMRAHVAHCSPCLAELSIEELVKKLVKRSCAERAPEGLLVRIHQQITVMAIAD
- a CDS encoding 50S ribosomal protein bL37, translated to MSKRGSKRRARKGKAANHGKRPNA